A DNA window from Castanea sativa cultivar Marrone di Chiusa Pesio chromosome 7, ASM4071231v1 contains the following coding sequences:
- the LOC142643022 gene encoding uncharacterized protein LOC142643022, with protein MTNGEDTGSPGWGASFFMQTRDDVARAVAAAAAAATASRSPRPSVVFSSKDDTGGSPIEKIQRQFTKVLKGFSQPPEVKSANYNPEVLTSQKRQWASCQLQYLDHRSLKEPTRLFESMVVVGLHPNCDIQALHRQYIARKSEGSGRLRSALSSQNQSRVEPNVEPQVLFVYPPEKQLPLKYKDLLSFCFPGGLEVHAIDRTPSMSELNEILLGQEHFKQSDLSFVFRLQVADDSTMYGCCVLVEELVQKPFGLLSMISDKQPSCPPLSRHILTTKRCYCILSRLPFFELHFGVLNSIFTEERLERLTKDIGLLNPESLEDCREEENLEENSDDVIQNHRVEDMLHGTAEISELSLRESKLERVTDDANHEEHEMLEGDFCMLKEVVNDNVVVPIDLDSEMVSAKRESSTANPEDCDIYVDDCSANKQVVERRLPNAVLPLLRYYQYESSESSSSFQGSPSEDRNFRSDADDTETEEASFSGQEYPSDLVDILEWAKANNHGPLQIICEYYRLHCPARGSTLRFHPLEHLHPLEYNRPDETVLHIAGSTINLRSCSTSLEFAEAHGALLVEEEASALSVWAIACICGSLRLENVLTMFAAALLEKHIVVVCSNLGILSASVLSIIPLIRPYQWQSLLMPVLPNDMLDFLDAPVPYIVGVKNKTNEVQSKLTNVILVDVNKNQVKSPSIPQLPQQRELFSLLSPYHAKLVGESYLGKKRPVYECTEVQVEAAKGFLAVLRSYLDSLCSNLRSHTITNVQSNDDKVSLLLKESFIDSFPSRDRPFMKLFVDTQLFSVHTDLVLSFFQKE; from the exons ATGACTAATGGTGAAGACACAGGTAGTCCGGGTTGGGGTGCTTCGTTCTTCATGCAGACAAGGGACGATGTTGCAAGAGCTGTTGCTGCGGCAGCTGCTGCTGCCACTGCTTCTCGTTCGCCTCGGCCATCTGTGGTGTTTTCATCAAAAGATGATACTGGGGGTAGCCCAATTGAAAAAATTCAGCGTCAATTCACAAAAGTGCTAAAAGGATTCTCACAGCCTCCTGAAGTGAAAAGTGCAAATTACAATCCGGAAGTTCTGACTAGCCAGAAGCGGCAATGGGCAAGCTGTCAGCTCCAATACTTG GATCATAGGTCTTTAAAGGAGCCAACAAGGCTTTTTGAGAGCATGGTAGTTGTCGGGCTTCATCCTAACTGTGATATTCAAGCACTTCATAGGCAATACATTGCCAGAAAGTCTGAAGGTTCTGGAAGATTGCGAAGCGCACTAAGTTCTCAGAATCAATCACGTGTAGAACCAAATGTTGAACCTCAG gTCTTATTTGTTTACCCTCCAGAAAAGCAGCTGCCTCTTAAATACAAAGATCTTCTTTCATTTTGCTTCCCTGGAGGCCTGGAG GTTCATGCTATTGATAGAACTCCTTCCATGAGTGAGTTGAATGAAATTCTTCTTGGGCAG GAACACTTTAAACAAAGCGACCTCTCCTTTGTATTCCGGTTACAG gttgCTGATGATTCAACAATGTATGGATGCTGTGTGTTAGTTGAAGAACTTGTACAAAAGCCCTTTGGATTGCTTTCCATGATTTCAGATAAACAACCTTCTTGCCCACCTTTAAGTCGTCATATATTAACCACAAAGAGATGTTATTGCATTCTCTCGAGGCTTCCCTTCTTCGAATTGCATTTTGGTGTACTGAATAG CATCTTCACAGAAGAAAGGTTGGAACGGCTAACAAAAGATATTGGTCTTCTAAATCCAGAGTCCCTTGAGGATTGTAGGGAGGaagaaaatttagaagaaaattcaGATGATGTAATACAGAATCACCGAGTGGAGGACATGCTGCACGGAACAGCAGAAATTTCTGAATTAAGTTTAAGAGAGTCTAAACTTGAAAGAGTTACAGATGATGCAAATCATGAAGAACATGAAATGCTTGAGGGAGACTTTTGCATGTTGAAGGAAGTTGTTAATGATAATGTTGTTGTTCCTATAGATCTAGATTCTGAGATGGTATCAGCGAAAAGAGAATCTAGCACTGCAAACCCTGAAGATTGTGATATCTATGTGGATGATTGCTCAGCAAACAAGCAAGTGGTAGAAAGGCGTTTGCCAAATGCTGTCCTGCCACTCCTGCGGTATTATCAGTATGAAAGCTCTGAATCTTCCTCTAG TTTTCAGGGTTCTCCTAGTGAAGATAGAAATTTTAGAAGTGATGCTGATGATACGGAGACAGAAGAGGCATCTTTCTCTGGCCAGGAATATCCCAGTGACCTTGTTGACATTCTTGAATGGGCTAAG GCAAACAACCATGGGCCATTACAGATCATATGTGAGTATTACCGGTTACATTGCCCTGCCAGGGGTTCAACACTTAGGTTTCATCCTTTGGAGCACCTGCATCCTTTGGAATATAATAGACCAGATGAAACAGTTTTACATATTGCTGGCTCAACTATTAATTTGAGATCATGCAGTACAAGTCTAGAGTTTGCTGAG GCACACGGTGCACTCTTGGTGGAGGAGGAAGCGTCTGCCTTATCTGTATGGGCTATTGCATGCATATGTGGCTCCTTACGACTTGAGAAT GTCTTAACAATGTTTGCAGCAGCTCTGCTGGAAAAGCATATTGTGGTTGTTTGTTCCAATTTG ggaatcttatctgcttcagttTTGTCCATTATCCCTCTTATCCGCCCCTACCAGTGGCAAAGCCTGCTAATGCCG GTTTTACCAAATGACATGCTGGACTTTTTGGATGCACCTGTCCCTTACATT GTTGGTGTAAAGAACAAAACCAATGAAGTTCAGTCAAAGTTGACAAATGTCATTCTAGTTGATGTCAACAAGAACCAg GTGAAGTCACCGTCAATACCTCAACTGCCACAACAAAGGGAGTTATTTTCCTTGTTAAGTCCTTATCATGCAAAGCTTGTTGGAGAAAGTTATTTGGGGAAGAAACGGCCAGTGTATGAATGCACAGAAGTGCAG GTTGAAGCAGCAAAGGGTTTCCTAGCAGTGCTAAGGTCTTACTTGGATTCTCTATGCTCTAACCTTCGTTCACACACAATTACAAATGTTCAATCCAATGATGATAAG GTATCATTGCTTTTGAAGGAGAGTTTCATTGACTCATTCCCCAGTCGTGATCGACCATTTATGAAG CTTTTTGTGGACACACAACTTTTTTCTGTACATACAGATCTTGTTCTTTCATTCTTCCAGAAGGAATAG